In the Glycine max cultivar Williams 82 chromosome 6, Glycine_max_v4.0, whole genome shotgun sequence genome, taaatattttactatGATTAAGCAATTTCGTTTCTTCCTTCTCAACTTGTTTACTTTTTTCATCGCCACTTTTACATCAGCAATTTCTTGATAGCTATGAAGAATCAAATGGCGTAAACTGTATATAGTCAAAAGGTTAAGAAGTATTTGTGTATATATCATAACTTtcatattattatatcatttatcaattttacGATTAAATCGTAGTTATATTAATGATCATGTATATAAAACTTGAGATGATTTAAATGTTATACATATATAACATTTctgaattttagttttatttgtgTAAACTTACAAAGTGATTGAAGCCAATATATAACTAACGCGTGGGTACGTGGGCTTGGGAGAGGAAAATAATAGCACAAACATAAAAGCAATATAGACCAATAAATACGGGACTACTTTCTCAAAAATCATATTAGTTTAACTTCtcattttcataatattttttcattacatcatcattcaaatttctcaCCTTCTTTTCTTTGAGACAGAAGTTAGATATAACacttttcaaattctttttggtactgctttctaattaaaataaaataaattgttttggtAATCTCTGCTCTAACTTCTAACCTCAGACTTTATTGCTACGTAAGCTACTTGTATAATATTTCAGTTTTAagtcaattaataataatacaagAACAGGTTAAAGTACAAGCGACACCAAATGGAACGTAGAAATACCCTTAGCCTTTTTTTCTCGAGCCCTAAGCCGTCATTAGGTTAGTACTTAGTCCACCTTGACGTTAATGTTTGTTGGTGGCAACTTTCACACCGACTTTTtcacttcaaaatcaaattaGTGTGCGTTTCCAAAATGACTTCGGCGCACACTAGTTGCGGTATCCGGCAGCTTTCTAATCCAGTTTGTTgtttatatgtttttgtttgatCCTTCGTGATTAAGATAAAGCTAATCTTCCCAAAGGAACACCCTATTCTCTTTCTCTTACCATAACAAAAAGCTTACCCATCTGAATCCCCACCACTCACCTGACACACTAAAGTTTGCATCAGATATTGCTACTCTTCATGGTCTACAGTATTCATTTATTTTCCATAAAATCAAATCTGAACCCTacttttaacattattattattattattatatgtacgTGTAACTTTAGCATCAAAACCTAattacattgattttaaaaataatattattttttgtgacCAATATACGTTACGTGCCATTAGTTTCCCAAAATCTTTTGCGCTAATGGATCCCACGTGTTCCATTCCCACTCCTTCAAATACCCCTCTCCAATGCTTCCTTTCCTCCCTTTTCTCCTCCTCTCCTCCCTCCGGTTCATTCTTTTGAATTTACGgggtttttttcttctctctcgtATTTTGATCTTTGCATTTGAACCAAGCCATGTTTTTCCACCAAGATGAAGCGGTTCAGTACCCGTGCACTCCAGTTCACGAGACCATGCTGACCGAAAGCGAAATAGAAGACTTGTTTTCTCTCATTAACCATTCGACAGACCCGGCTAGCCCGGGGTCCGGTTCCCAGGGTTCAAACCGGGTGGTTTACTCGCCAGAGGAACGAAAGCTGAGACGCATGCAATCGAACCGGGAATCGGCCCGAAGGTCCCGCTACAGAAAGAAGCAGCATATAGAGAACCTCACGAGCCAACTGAACCGGTTGAGAATCCAAAACCGATTACTCAAAAACCAACTCGCCTCCACCATGCACCAGAACCTCCTACTATCCCTACATAACGACCATCTTAAATCCGAATCCGTTGCCCTTATGGCCACACTTTCGGATCTGTGTGGGATTTTAGGCACCATGCTTtcacattaataatatataccAACCAAGTAACAAAGCAATGAGAcgactatatatataatttatagacTAAACTTCTCGATGTTATCTATGTTAATTACTAGCTGTATATATGTAATTGAAGAATAAAGTTTTCTACTTCACGCATTCAACCATTGAAAATGTCTGGTTGGGGCATCGAGGTAGGGGAAGAGTAATGCTATAGCTAGCTAAAAGGTActcctttatgtttatttttttgaggggtctaggttttttttttttttttgctgttgcTTAATTTCTACTAAGAGAGGGAAACATCAAACGTGGTTACGTGAAGTGTAGTAGCTGAGAGAAACCCCGCGTTGTTGGAAGTACGATGTAGGGATTTTGAGGGtctgctttttttttatcatgttttgcAACCTTTATCTTTTGGGAGCTTTTCGTAAATTTTTATAACGTTAGTGAGTGGTGAAACCATGAGGTACTGGCGAGCATTTGGAGAAGAAGTGTTTAGGCTCGATCGGCATCTTCGTGGAATATGTTAACCTTGGCATCAAGAAAGCCTCAATCTCATATAATGTAAATATGCTAACTATGGGCAATTTTTGGAACGCATCttgtatgttatttttttttgtctttttggaTCATTTTCAATTCAATGCTTCGACTAATAGACTTGACTTTGGCCTTGGTCGGTTAAGGTTTACGtggcttttctttgaaaataacaGAGAGACAAGTGGCAAAAATTACGGTCGTGAGGTCATACATAGGACCCACACATGAACGATTATTTCTAATCATGTGACGAAAATTGCTTTTGTTAGCAGCGACGTGACGTGAGTTAACAAAATAAGCAAGAATAATGACCGTTTCACGGTATATTGGCCAAGTcagaatagaataaaataatggaTCACACGTGTGATGTAATGAGAAGAGAATAGGGTTAATATGTTTGCATTCATTTTACTacaataaaacttaaatatattacaGTACCACAGAATAACTTTTCACACTTGATATATAAATTCTATGGGttatttcaacaattatttttacataaaaacaattatttttataccaTTAATTAGAGAGGTATTTTTTAACTTACTGATTTCATTTTTGAGTACCCCTTAAATGTAATTATGTTAGAAATTGGATGAGAGAATTTTATCGTTGTAATAATTTTAACCAATTCTATTCGAATGAGTCAAATGTTTAATACAATATTCGGATATTTAGGGTTTGTTTGAttcccattttattttaaaaaaatggtttttaaaatgattttgtatcACTTAGTTATCAATTTattcttcaaaatttattaaatttttaaatttagtttcaacacaattgttttaaaaatacaattgtttgcatattgttttttttaataaacaattgttttaagaataaataaatataaatagttggaacttggaagatatttttcatattctttttctGTTTGCATTTTGTTCAACATATTCCTCAATTTCACACTTTACTGTGTGCCTTACAGCACAACTCGCTATATGTTTCCCAGTCAAAAAAACTCACTAGATGTTTAAGAAACCTCATTTAATtccattttgaaaagaaaaaaatagtattaaaaaataaaaatcaactgTTAatgtttctaataaaaaaaagtgaaaaatgttATATGTGTTATTGCACCACTATTGAATGCCTATGCATGTGCTATACCGAAATTCCTTTTAGCATAACCTTGTAAGTTGTAAGGAATCCAgtggttaaaaaaatttgtaatttttgacaattaaattgcagaaatttaaaagaaacGGCCTTGAATATTACTCCaaccttttaaaaaatgtagTACTGTATATAATAGTGGTGGTTATTTGGGTGGTCTCCATAAGCCTTTAATTTGGTCCCCATTTGTTCAATTCAACCTTTCATTTTCGCTTCATGTGTTTCAGTTTTTCgtgtcaccaccaccaccaaccaGTTTGCTTCAAATCCGGACATCACCGAACTCTATTTTTCAATCTACCTTATTCTTCTCAAATTATCTTACAAACTTTAACTTCTAACAGCCACAAAATGTGTATTCGATCTATTGCAGTTGTTCTGCATATAAgttgtgttttttaatataaaaaaatgttttatgtaaataaatgaattctaaaataaatgGAAATTGTACTAACAAGATTCAACACCattggtttgattttttaaacATGTTGATAGAGGTTTTGACTCTCTATAAgtatgaaaaaaacaaaattacttcAACGTCTCGAATTGATACCAATTCATTCAGTCAAAGTGTCCACGGCGTTTTCATGCCCCTTAACTGAGAGGTGCACTGTGTTGATGGGGAATCGGCAAAGACCTTCATGTACACGTCCTCGAGGGCAGCAATCATGGCAATCAGAACGTCTTAGCTTTCAATTATATATGGGAATATATACCTTTTTggcaaaactaaaaaaataaaatgaatattataaatcttggtcttataattatatatcaatgatcaaaattaaaaattagttagtaaTTATATCAACACTCAGAAAAAGTTATTTTCATAACACTAACCAGACACTTCTAGATACTTCTTACTAccgaaaataaaatgaacacaaGACAACCATGGTCAACCTGAAACAAGAAAGTACCTATCGGACAATAACACTTATGGATCGAGTTAGTGCGAATTGCTTGTGCAGTGTATGAATATCTTTTGACACTAACCAGACACATATTCACGGGCAAGTTCTTAGAAGTTAGAGCTAACCAAACACTTGTTTTGTGTCCAAAAGTTTTGATAAAAAGGAATGTTATCTTTTGACCTAATAACGTGGATTAGAGGCACTGACAATGATTTGTAAGGTAgctttaattttagaaaagcaTCATTAAGACAATACGTTCgatattaaattatcaatcCATGATTGTGTGAATTATCTATATGCATGTAGTGTAATGAAAAAGAGCCCCTTCACGTCAATTTTCGatacaacaaaattatttttaaattttgtatctaTTTTTTGCTCTTGCCGTGATCAGACCTATCTACCAACTGTTAAAAGGAAGACAAGTTCAAGAGTTAAACATGATTTGTAATATACATAAGGTAAGATGATCCATTTTTGTAGACCATGTGTAACCTATTAGCGTTCGTTTTATTTTCGGTAGTAAGAAGTATCTATGTATTATAAGGATATggtttaaaagttatttaagaaaatattattttaatggaattatttataattttaaaaaacatagaattagtttaattaatagaatattatttttaa is a window encoding:
- the LOC102661984 gene encoding basic leucine zipper 4; translation: MFFHQDEAVQYPCTPVHETMLTESEIEDLFSLINHSTDPASPGSGSQGSNRVVYSPEERKLRRMQSNRESARRSRYRKKQHIENLTSQLNRLRIQNRLLKNQLASTMHQNLLLSLHNDHLKSESVALMATLSDLCGILGTMLSH